Proteins from one Salarias fasciatus chromosome 14, fSalaFa1.1, whole genome shotgun sequence genomic window:
- the LOC115400747 gene encoding sarcoplasmic/endoplasmic reticulum calcium ATPase regulator DWORF-like — MSSAAGSASSLLPVLLMIGWLVGCLAVLYFVFIFAWENTPYQQ; from the exons atgtcttcaGCTGCGGGTTCGGCATCGTCACTATTGCCTGTTCTGCTGATGATAGGGTGGCTTGTCGGCTGCCTGGCAGTCCTTtactttgtcttcatttttgCTTGG GAAAACACTCCGTACCAGCAGTAA
- the LOC115400748 gene encoding extracellular calcium-sensing receptor-like produces the protein MKLGLFSLLCSGIFIFDSHQDGSLQCKKIPGSVSLPVLEKKGDITLGGLFSLHDSVVVPSLSFTSTPPPTQCTRFNFRTFRWMQTMIFAIEEINREGKLLPNITLGYKIYDSCSTPHQALKAAVELMGSDKSAGVDGKTQNKSNCRGTVSAVIGDGGSTQSLVVARFLGVFHVPQVSYFSSCACLSDKKNFPAFLRTMPSDFFQVDALVQLVKHFGWTWVGVIAGDDAYGRGGANIFAQEVRKLGACVALHEIIPKNRAQAAISSIISNIRSSAARVILVFAVEQDAAALFDEVLRTGLTGIQWLASEAWSTAAVLSTPQKYHKILQGSMGFAIRRADIPGLQDFLLRLKPSSPDAHADPFLAPFWEEAFQCSLGTQAEGQENNVTGKRPCTGTESLSSITNIYSDVSQLRISYNVYKAVYAIVHALKRLRSCVKGEGPFSQQACSDAEKTQPWQLLHYLKQVRYLTSFGDEIKFDENGDPAAMYDLVNWQLRENGEMEFITIGKFDETSTFANQKLQIQEEYILWNGNQTRVPLSVCSNICPPGTRKAIRPNFPICCHDCVVCAAGEISNQTDAIECARCLPEFWSNAERTACIPKQVEFLSFSDSMGITLMAISLIGSFSTCVVVIIFSCYKNTPIVRANNSELSFLLLVSLTLCFLCSLTFIGQPSKWSCMLRHTAFGITFVLCVSCILGKTIVVLIAFKATLPGNSVIKWFGPAQQKAIIIFCTLIQAVICTVWLVVAPPTPRRLMPRESAIVILLCDEGSYVAFALVLGYIGLLACLCLFLAFLARKLPDNFNEARIITFSMLIFCAVWVAFIPAYISSPGKYSTVTEVFAILASSYGLLCCIFLPKCYIILLRPHKNTRKYLMSNAASARF, from the exons ATGAAGCTTGGGCTTTTCAGCCTACTGTGCAGTGGGATTTTTATATTCGACTCCCACCAAGATGGGAGTTTGCAATGTAAAAAAATCCCTGgctctgtgtccctgcctgTGCTGGAGAAAAAGGGGGACATCACATTGGGAGGACTCTTCTCGCTTCATGACAGCGTAGTGGTGCCCAGTCTGTCTTTCACCTCTACGCCTCCTCCCACACAGTGCACCAG ATTTAATTTTCGAACATTCCGTTGGATGCAAACAATGATATTTGCCATAGAGGAGATCAACAGGGAAGGCAAGCTTCTTCCCAACATCACACTTGGCTACAAGATCTATGATTCATGCAGTACACCGCACCAGGCTCTGAAGGCTGCGGTGGAGTTAATGGGAAGTGATAAGAGTGCAGGGGTTGatggaaaaacacagaataaaagCAACTGTCGTGGGACTGTATCAGCAGTGATAGGAGATGGAGGCTCGACTCAGTCTCTTGTCGTGGCTCGTTTCCTGGGAGTCTTCCACGTTCCACAG GTCAGCTATTTCTCCAGCTGTGCCTGCCTTAGTGACAAAAAGAACTTTCCTGCATTTTTAAGGACTATGCCTAGTGACTTTTTCCAG GTAGATGCACTAGTACAACTTGTGAAGCATTTTGGCTGGACTTGGGTTGGTGTAATAGCAGGAGATGATGCTTATGGTCGTGGTGGGGCAAACATCTTTGCACAAGAG GTTAGAAAGTTAGGTGCATGTGTCGCCCTGCATGAGATCATCCCAAAGAATCGAGCACAGGCTGCCATTTCATCCATCATTTCCAACATCCGGTCGTCCGCTGCTCGAGTAATCCTTGTATTTGCGGTGGAACAAGATGCAGCAGCACTGTTTGATGAAGTTCTCAG AACGGGCCTCACTGGGATACAGTGGCTGGCGAGTGAGGCTTGGAgcacagctgctgtcctctccACTCCACAAAAGTACCATAAGATCCTCCAGGGTTCTATGGGATTTGCAATCCGGAGAGCAGACATACCAGGGTTGCAAGACTTCCTGCTTCGTTTGAAACCCTCGAGCCCAGACGCTCACGCAGATCCTTTCCTGGCCCCGTTCTGGGAGGAGGCGTTTCAGTGCAGCCTGGGTACACAAGCTGAAGGTCAGGAGAATAATGTCACGGGTAAACGTCCATGCACTGGAACAGAGAGTCTGAGTAGCATCACAAATATCTATTCAGACGTGTCACAACTAAGGATTTCATACAATGTCTATAAAGCTGTGTATGCCATTGTTCATGCACTAAAGAGACTGAGAAGCTGTGTGAAGGGAGAAGGGCCATTTTCCCAGCAGGCTTGTTCTGATGCTGAGAAGACACAACCTTGGCAG ctgcttcATTACCTAAAACAGGTGCGCTACCTAACCTCATTTGGGGATGAAATTAAGTTTGATGAGAATGGAGACCCTGCAGCCATGTATGACCTGGTTAACTGGCAGCTACGAGAAAACGGAGAAATGGAGTTCATTACAATTGGCAAATTTGATGAGACAAGCACATTTGCAAACCAAAAACTTCAGATTCAAGAAGAGTACATCCTGTGGAATGGCAACCAAACCAGA GTTCCCTTGTCAGTATGCAGCAACATTTGTCCCCCAGGAACCAGGAAGGCAATCAGACCCAACTTCCCTATCTGCTGCCATGATTGTGTGGTTTGTGCAGCTGGGGAGATTAGCAATCAGACTG ATGCCATAGAGTGTGCACGTTGCCTCCCAGAGTTCTGGTCCAACGCTGAGAGAACCGCCTGTATCCCAAAACAGGTGGAATTTCTCTCCTTTAGCGACTCCATGGGTATCACACTGATGGCTATTTCCCTCATTGGCTCTTTCAGCACCTGTGTTGTGGTCATTATATTCTCCTGTTACAAAAACACCCCCATTGTCAGGGCGAACAACTCCGAGCTGAGCTTCCTATTACTCGTCTCACTGactctgtgtttcctgtgttctCTGACTTTCATTGGCCAGCCCTCTAAGTGGTCCTGCATGCTGCGACACACAGCATTTGGGATCACCTTTGTCCTTTGTGTCTCTTGCATTCTGGGAAAAACCATAGTTGTACTGATTGCGTTTAAAGCCACTCTTCCAGGCAACAGTGTCATAAAATGGTTTGGGCCTGCACAACAAAAGGCAATCATCATCTTTTGTACTCTTATCCAG GCAGTCATCTGTACAGTATGGCTGGTTGTTGCTCCTCCGACTCCACGCCGTCTGATGCCACGTGAGAGTGCCATTGTCATTCTCCTGTGTGACGAAGGTTCATACGTAGCGTTTGCCCTGGTTCTGGGTTACATAGGCCTGCTGGCCTGCCTCTGCCTTTTTTTGGCCTTTCTAGCAAGAAAACTTCCTGACAATTTCAACGAGGCCAGAATCATCACCTTCAGTATGCTCATTTTTTGTGCTGTGTGGGTTGCATTCATTCCCGCCTACATCAGCTCTCCAGGGAAGTACTCAACAGTCACAGAGGTGTTTGCTATCCTAGCTTCCAGCTATGGGCTGCTGTGTTGCATTTTCCTTCCAAAATGCTACATAATTTTACTCAGACCACACAAGAACACGAGAAAATACCTGATGTCTAATGCTGCCAGTGCTCGATTTTAA